The Lycium barbarum isolate Lr01 chromosome 4, ASM1917538v2, whole genome shotgun sequence nucleotide sequence ATCCATTGTCCAAAACTCAATCTTCTATATagtgattttgttaatatggggttcacttttttttccccgtgagtttggcgatggtgggttccacttttttacttttttttttttaatattggttggttggttggtgtttaatatggggaccacacttttttttatagTGCTTGGTATTGTTTAGTATGGgctcacccttttggacattattagtttgcactatatatatatatatatatatatatatatattatgttcaaaacacgattaatataacattgtaatttgtgctccgtatctaaaactttattatattagtgtttgttacgaatacaaagtctccacttttttttttttttgacattgtttgtttttttaatatgggattcaccttttttttttatatattgcttgattttgtcaatatgggatactatgttcaaaacacgattaatataacattatagtttgtgctccgtatctaaaactttattatattagtatttactacgaatacaaagtctgcacatttgtttttaacattgtttatttttttaatatgggatttacttctttttttatattgcttgattttgttaatatgggatccactttttttttccggtGAGTGAGTatggagatggtgggtttcactttttttacttttttttttttttaatattggttggttggtgtttaatatgggaaccacactttttttaaaaaaaatattggcTAATGTTTAGTTGGGCCCACATttgttttttttaaggaaaacggacgacgaagttgggtgcaaacccatgcttcttaatagtagtaaaatttgtgttccgtatctaaaactttattatattagtgtttgctacgaatacaaagtctccactttttttttgacattgtttatttttttaatatgggattcacttttttttttatattgtttgattttgtcaatatgggatactatgttcaaaacacgattaatataacattgtagtttgtgctccgtatcttaaactttattatattagtgtttactacgaatacaaagtctgcacattTTTTTTGAcagtgtttatttttttaatatgggatttactttttttttatattgcttgattttgttaatatggatccactttttttttccccgtgaatTTGAAGATGGTgaatttcactttttttacttttttttttaatattggttggttggtgtttaatatggggaccacactttttttaaaaaaaatattgactAATGTTTAgttgggcccacatttttttttttttttttttaaggaaaacggacgacgaagctgggtgcaaacccatgcttcttaatagtagtaatatGCTTTCTAGTCAAAACATTACATAAATGCTTTAAATGTATTAGAGACTCAAAAGTTAGAAATTTCTTTTGTTAAAAATGATTTCTGATAGTAATTGAATGATCAGCAATGGTCGGATAATGCCAAGTGCCCTCGGAGGCACTAATTTTGTAATGCATAGTACTATTCctgttaaataaaaaataaaacgaGTTGGATTTTGCATGATGTGTTTAGTAACATGCTTTAGAATAGATTTGTTCTCTCATTTTTCCTTCTGTATTTTTTATGGATATGTCCTTCCAGATGTAAAGTATCCTGATATGCCAACttattaaattatatatatatattgaacatTAGGGAGGTTGGGGTAATGGAAAGGGGAAAATAGGGGACCTAGTAATTAAGAGTAGATATTAGAACATTAATCGCACCTCTAAATGCCTATTATAAGTCAAACCACAAattaaagtatatatatatatatatgcccccATCTAATAACATTTTTTCCGTATACTCATTCTTTTCACCATATTATATATTTGAACTTTTAAAATGCTATTCTTACACGTAGATGCTTTTTTAGTCcacatccatttcataacattgtTTATCCAGTCCCTTTAATTTGTTGCGCTTTTGATTTTGGTTAAATTAACAAAAGAATGATAGGAGTAATAAAAAGATATTTGAATGTTAACGCTAGGTAAAAATTTGATGGGAACCCTAATTTGGGCACGCTATTTAAGTAatatccgttttttttttttttgtgtgtgtatgaGTATTCACCGCTTCTTCTTGCTCAGGCCCACATGTCTAAAATTTCAACCTTTTTTTTACATGTAGTTCACGATTGTATGCATGACTAAAGTGCAGGCATACTTGAATAAAAAAAGTGAGTTAAATTGGTTTGTTAGATTTGTTCTGCTTTTGACAAATTGATGATTGGGTTTATTCTTTATAATATATggaacttatgtttcaaatttgagctTATTTAGAGTAGATTTGGGTGTTTAATCGTGTGTTGGATTATTGAAATTTGAagaacaaattattatttttgttcAGGCGCACATGCCTGAAATTTCAGCCCCTTTTTACATATATTTCAGTCATGTATGACTTTGGTGCAAACATACATGAAAGTTATTTTTGACAAAAAAGATTCAAACACACATGACTGAAATTTCAGCCTACTCTTACATGTACTTCAGTCATGTATGACTGAAGGTCAGGCATTCATGAAAAAATTCAGACGTACATGACTTAAAATTGAACCAATTTTTACATGCACCTCAGTAAAAAATGTTCGAACTTTGCCTCAGCAAGTAACACCAAACATTAGGCGAAAACATCTGATGTTTGGCCTTCACAAGGCTACACTTTCAGACCCGAATTTCTAAAGTTGCCAAACTTCGGTCGCGAAGTGGCTACTCgtgtaaaaaagaaaaatataaggtGGATATTACTTAAATAGCGCGACCAAAATAGAATATTTGTGTACTTCTCCCCTACGCTAAAGATAGATGTAGAGTTCTCGGCCCACTTCTTTTCATCCCAAAGTTTATCGTCTCCCTCTCTTTGATTTGTTatgcttttcatttttttgtgcagattgcccttcaaaggcaccggtctttaaattttgcccctcaaattgctggtctttaatttttgctcttcgcctaatatcatgaggtttggCGTTCGAACTtcggctcaataaaaaataaaaataaaatcgcaaggcagagttttgtaaaATTTCAActgagtaaaaaaaaattgtcttaatgcaaacctctaccttaagaGAGAGTTTTGCCTTATGCCTGAAGACAAACCTCCGCCTTAAGGAACAGTTTGCCTTATGCCTAAAGGCataactctgccttgcgaatccaaactccaccttccgaatttttttaaaaagttttgaCTGAGCAGGAGTTTGAACCCGGAATCAAGGGGTTTTAGCgaaggggaaaaattaaagaccacccctgaaTAAGGAAATTCGTGCaaattttttgtgcggattgcccttcaaatgcactggtctttaatttttgcccctcaaattgatggtctttaattttcgctcttcgcctaataccatcaggtttggggtttgaaccccagcttagtaaaaaaaaaatctcaaagcaGAGTTTCATAGCAAAGTTAGGTCTTATGGCAAACTTTTGCAAAATTCCAATTCAGTGAAAAGTTAGACCTGAAGGCAAAATTTTGCCTTAATGTAGAGTTTTGCTTATGCCTGAAggtaaaactctgccttaagtagagtttgcagtcaaactctacctgatcaggtTTGAGTCAAACTTTGCTAGTTCAGgtagagtttgactgcaaactctacttaaAGCAAAatttgaaactctgcctgaaggGAACTCTGTCttacgaatccaaactctaccttgaaAATTTaacaaaggacaaaaattaacggccaccaatttgaggggcaatcgtgcaaatgacccccgACTAATTCACTAAGTACCCACCCTAATGCAACCAACAAACTGTCCATCTGCTAATTTTAGAAGTGTTATTAACATTTAAGTTGCTCATAAGTATCAACCTCTCACCGGCGTGGATCTTATTAAGAGATCATGAGTTCATCCAAACCCAATAGTTTGACTCTAAACTGTATGTACTAAATTGTCATTAATAAGTAAAATTAATAAGCGTAGAACTCAGTAAAATAATCTACATTGAGACAAACTACCAAATTCAAATCCATAATGTTTAAATTCTAAACTGTATGTACTAAATTGTCATTAATAAGTAAAATTAATAAGCGTAGAACTCAGTAAAATAATCTACATTGAGACAAACTACCAAATTCAAATCCATAATGTTTAAATTCGGGATCCATCTAGCATAATAGCTTGTTTGGTGAAACTTTCAAAatctgcttattttaaaaagtattttttaaaaataaaaaaataaattttttgcAAAGTTATAAttgtgtttgactaatcaatttCAAAAATACTTTTGGCAATATTAGAACGGTGTTTAGTGCACTAAGGTGACAGAAGTGTTTTTTGTGAAACGCCCTTTTAGTTAGCTTCTAAAAAAAACCTATGCTACTACGTGAAAACACTTATTTGTTTCTAAAAACTTGACCAAACACTTCTTGTCGTTAAAATAAGCACTTTGGGCTTCCCTGCGTGGCCAAATAGGCTATAGATGGTTTGATATCTAATCCTTTATTCACCATTGAATATTTTAACAAGATgtttcaaaagaaaaaataacACAAAGACTTGAAAGAACTTTGAATGTTTTGGCAAATGAGAATCATGGAAGCTAGTTCTTTGTGTATATCTCAACATGTGTAAGCACTAATCTACTTTAGGTCTTTACAAAAGCTATTGTGCTTGGTTTACTTCTTTAATATATCCATATTTTTTTGCTATTTTTATTTTCAAGATAAAAAGTACAAATAATAATAACCTAAACTAAGGCCTAGCCGAAGAAAAATGAAGCATATAATGAAATGGGATCAAATTCAACACAAAATACAAGCCTCTGATCAAAGCAGCTTGATGCGTAGATCTAGTAAGGAATTTCTCTAGTTTTTTGCTCCATCGTCGTGGACTCTTCCAAGGTTTTCTCTTCATCCTAAAAAAGCCTTCAGGATTTCTGGATTGACTTGTGTCAACCTCTGAGAATATCTTTAAACAACTAAAAAAATGGGGCAGTCGCGGACTGCCTACATACTCCATTCGTCTATAGCTCAACGTTTTCAGTCTTTAATCTACAAATCTTCAGGTCCCTGAAAAATGTACACCACATAACCTTTTCATATTCCTTTACAAAAGATGAGAAAACAGGCATGGAAAATATAACAAGATTAGGTCTCCAGTTAAACTATATCATTAGCCACTGTGTGCACTGAGGCAGAGAGGAGACTTCTGAAGGTGTGATTTTGGTATCAGGCCTAATTGAGTGCATAATAGTGTTTAAAGGGTATATTTAAACAGTGTTTAAAGggcaattaaataaaaaatattaactAGAGACCGACCTTGTCTGGGCAACGAGTTGAAACGTAGCCATTCGGTTGTTTTCCAAAACTTAAGTGGAAGTAACAGCTACGAAATAGAAGTGTTAAAagctatgttgctcagactctgTAGAAATGTTGCCGGGTGTGTGTCGGATGCTCCAAAGATGGTGCaatttttggaggatctgacatgGGTGCGACAACATTTTGGGAGATTCTAAGCAAACATAGGTTAAAAGTGTGCATAATTTAAGTAGAATGTATGTCTTGACATGAGATGGGCAATGTTCGTGAAAAGCAGTTTCTCGAAACTTATATACCTTCTAAAACATCAGGATCCTTCAAAGGAGCTGAGGAGATCTTGGTCAATCTCACCGAAAATATTCGGGCAGCAATCCCAAGTACCCATCTCCCTTGCCTCCCAGTAACCACCCGTATACCGGAAAGTCCCATCATCACCTTCTCTCTGAAACCATCGTGGTCTCCAACCATTCTCTTGTAATTTTCTGGACTGTAAGGACACAGAAAGTGCTTTTTTTAGACACATACAGAATAAAGATTCAAAAATTTATAATATTAGCTGAAAGCTTGCTATATGACAGTTTCAAGATTTTACGGAACTTGGGAGGAGGATTACAGGGCCTCAAACTCCCAAATCAATTAAAGTGAAGTACTCGATCCGTAAATTCAATATCATCTCTTAGAAAAAGTGTGCTGGAGATTTGATTGCATATAATGTAAGCCTAAATACATAATATACTGTCTACCAAACTCCGCTATCCAACTGTTTTCTGCATAATTATACTATACAAAATGCTAAAGCCTATTGATTGCTAAACTATTGCTTCCAGACAATAATGATTAAGAAGATTACAGGGTCCTAGTTGTTAAATATTAATGCTTTCTGCATGTTTCTCAACAAGTCATGTTGTGTCCACAGGAAATAGTTTCTCAGAGTAGAATTCAGAACAATTAAAAGTAACCTTAGTAGGTGAGCTTGTTTATACATTCTAGTTTCTGGCTGGCATTATACCGACTATAAAATCACCTAGGTGAAATCGATATAGTTCACCTTAGTAAGACGATGAATAAGAGATCAAAAGATCAGTACGAGATTCTGAAACTACATTGAAATAGATGCATTCTGAAGGATAAGTAATTCACTGGGAGGTATATAGGACCTGTATTTAAGAAGAAACCTAGGCCTGAGGATACAACTTTGTGATTCCACTGATAAGAGTGACAAATCCAATGAGATGGTCAGACACCCAAGAAGTTGAGTTATCAGATCGACAACTTTGAAGACTAAATAAGAATGATAAAGAGTCAAAAAAGAATGCGTACATCGAAAAAGATGAGGAGACTCAAGTGGAAGCAGACATACCATTCTCTGTCGTGTCTCTAACCGCAACTTCTCTGAATTTGCCTTGTCATATTCCCCATTCTCCAGATGTCGCTGATCGGGTCTAAGTCTTGAATCTGTAGGTGGGAGCTTCTCCTTTATTATCAAAACACGCAGATTAGACAAGCTATAAACGACAATTAGCTTAACATAAAGAGGAAGTTGATCATTCACGTGAAGATTTCATTTACACTCTGTCGTACCTTAAGTCCTGGTGTTAACTCATTCAGTGTAATAGCAAAAGAAGACAAGTTGTATCGAGTGAGATTTGGGGGTGGATTATTCCTTCTCCACAATAAGGATGAATCAGATGAATCCTTAGGCTTGCTGGCCCATTCTCCATTCACATAGTACATGCTCTCATTCCACTTTCCAAATAATGTTGCAACTTTCTTTCCGGAGACATCTTCAACAAATCCATGAACCTGTAGAGTCAGTTTGCATTTTGAATTATCCGGCCAATAATACAACAAAATTTAGATATATAGAAATAAGATGTTAAATTAATTATAGGATTTCTCCTCATTTACCTGATGAGGATTACGCTCGATAATAGATGGCTCTTTGAACTTGAGCTTGCATGAGTGCTGACGATTTCCACGTATATGCATTAACCCATGATGATCACAATATATCTTACCAAGGATAAGATTATAAATACTTGTCGTGACCTGAGGATATCAAAGTCTCAAATTAAACAAACAGAACATGAACTTCAATAGCAACCAAACTAGCTTGTAAACTGCTCATTGATCAGCGTGAGGTTCTCCTACCTTGCTCCACTGGAAGATCTCCCCATCGTCGAATTCTAAGGTTAGTGTTCCAACAGGATCAAGTTGAATTGATCTTCCCCAAAATTTTGACTTAAGATTACTGTCAGCCCAGAATTTCCATCCTCTACCTTCACAGTGACAGGCAATAAGTGTTGGGTGATGACTTACCTGTTTCAAGAATCGGCTAATTACTACCATAATATCAACTCATTGCAATCAGAGAGTTAGATAAGAAATTCCAGCTTCAACTTCCCCTGTTCCAAACTAATTCTTTCTTCAGTAAGATAAAACTACCAAGTGCGCCTATTGCTTTTTCATAGTAATTCACTTTGGTAGCAAAAGCTAAGAAAATGTAAGATGCTTTGTCGTCATCATTCTCTCATACGATGTTTATTTCTTTTATCATAAAAAAACTTTCCATAGAATAAGCTCCCTCAAGTTCttaagaaaagaagttgacaaaaGTCGAATTGCAATGGAGTTACGTGACCGACCTAGCATGTTGAAAATATGTTGCACCCTTTAATCTCAACATGTTATGTCCAATCCGATCTATATGTAGGACTATTGGCACTACGATGAAGAAACATATACAGTTATTTAAGGCCAGCTCGTTGACTAGCAAACATAGAACTCACTTAGAAAAAAACTTCTCTCTTTATCAACAGTATCTTCAAAAAAAGATCCAGTATGGATTACGCGAAAATTGTTTGACCACAAACTAAGTTTATTGCAAGGGAAGTTGCATGCACAAATATAAACTTAGGACCTCTAGAATCAATTCAATAAATAACAGCCCTATATATTCTTGATAAAATACCTTCTCCGAGAAAAAGCGGACTCCTTTCTCGGGAAAATCAGCTTCATAAGTTTCCCCAAGCAAAGGATTGAAAGGTTTACAATGTCGGCCTTCAGTTGAAGCATAACCAGACACAGCAAAAGCAGCAACATTTAGAATTCTTAAAAGGCTGTTCCCCTGGAAGAGCAGGACAATTCGAATGATGATCAACATAAAGCACCATGTAAAATTGGAAAAAACCACTAATAAAGCCTGCTCCTTGGAGAGAAAGGAAGTTTATATAAACCTTTAGGGGGAAAGCTAGACACATAGAAGAATAAAAGCAACAGTCCTGCTTCAGCACAACGTACAAAGTGGAAAATTCGGCTCATACACGTAATATCAAGTTTAAACCTTAGCTGCCATTTGAAGACTAGTATATTATCTTAAAAAGATTAAAATTTGTGTTCTGAAACAATTATTCCAAAAAAGATGCATTCTGACATAAAAAAGAATATCTAGCAATTAAGAGTTAGCATCTTTGCAGTCAGAAGTATACAACCAGTGACTGCCCTAACAAAAGAAGTTTCACTAATTACAATTccctttttttccttttgatGGAATGATTAAGGGAGAGATAGCAGATAGACTTCTTCTGCACCTCTCAATAACTAAAACATTTATCTAATAGAAAaacttaaaagtttttgaaagacCAAAAAGAGAAgcatacttgtttttttttttttttttttttttttttgataaggagaGAAGCGTACTTATTTTGCTACTTGAATACGTGATGTGGCAAGTAACAAATTAGCTGTGAATACTATTCAAGCAATATCAACTTCATGTAATCACTAATTTAGAAGAGCCTGATAAGCAACTTCTCAAGAAAGCAAGAAGTTAAACACATATGCCTAGTCATGTTCTCATAGTAATAAGAGATGAAAGTAATAAAGTTTGTACCGATTTTCCATGTTCATATGCTCTATCTAAAAGATAGGAGTACTCTAAATCTTCAAAGCACTTCTGCAGGGATGAAATTGGCTCGTTGAAATACACTGGCAGGCAAACTCGTGTTAGATCCTTCCCGACATTGTCTTTGATCATAGACCAAAGACTAACCCCCTTCTCTTTTTCAACTGGATCTGGCAGCTTAGTTCTGCGTACAACTTGTGCATGTGCAGATGCATCAACGGTATTGTTTGCCATGTTGTCCACAACTACTGACCCGCCAGATATATGAAGTTCAGAGAAACATTCACTTGCGTCAAGATAGTTGGCTTCCTCTTCATCTGACGCTTCATCAAGCTCTTGTTTCTCAATATCATCAGGCGATTCAGTTGTACTCCATTCTGAAATTAAATGTACGAGGTCAAATGATGTGCATACACCCAACACTTCCACATAACAGTTTGTACCTTTTTGACTAAAAAAACATACATCTAGGAATTGAAAGGTTCTCGTCCCTTGTTGAGTTGTTTGACCAAAGGCTAACACAAGTTTTCCGGAGTAACGTACAGCTTTCAAATATTTTAAGATATTCAATGTATTATATTTAAGAGGCTAAGCTCCTTTAGACGAGAGAAATGTTTCTCATGGGCCATTGAGATAGAACCATATGGCTATATCAATTTAGGCCTATTATTACCGTTCTTTCGTAGTGCCTGTAACTGATTTAGCTGACCAATGATCATGAAAATATATTTGCGCAACTTTCATTTAACCATTCAAATAAAAAAACATTGACAAGGAATTGTGAAGATAGAGTTATCTTTTGATAAATAGATAAAAGCAGGCGCGACCTTGTAGTTCTCTGTGCAAGACAGATGGAAAGTGAAGTGGTAAATGGGCCAACTATTAGATTCTGCATGCAAACATCTGATGTCTCCGCCCCATAACGACTGATAATGTTTCAGCAAGGCCAACTTTTGTAATATTGCCTTGATACAATCAGGAAAAGGAATACCCTCAAAAATCTTATTTATATGACATTTATCCAATTTCAGAATGTTCCGAAATACGTGACATTAATCCACAAATAATATTACTCTACATAACTTTCACGCCTTTAAAGAAGTATTTGGGTAAGGTGATTAgataggacatggcgcagttttaGCTTAACGAGGACATAAGATTAGACTCTGTTGCTCAGACTCTCCAAAAATGACGCCGCACctgtgtcggatccttcaaaaatgcagtacttttgaaggatccgacacgcaccagCGTCCATTTTttaagagtccgagtaacatagaccttagataggaggttgtggaggactaggattagggtagaaggctagcaGCTGTAGAACAACAGCTTATCCTTCCATACTAGTGGTCATAGTATCACTCTTGTAGTTCCCTGTCTTTCAATTTCTGTTACTATGTGCTGCTTCTTGTACTTTGGTATTCGTATTATTTTGTTGTAGCTATTGTTCCTTTTCAAAATGCTTTGACATGCTTCCTATAGTATATTGCCATGACTTTTTTTTTCGAACTGCTTTCATTTGCCACGACTTCTTTTTCGGAACTGCTTTATTTTACTTCTCCTTGAGCCAAGGgactatcggaaacagcctctctacctcccaagttAGGGGTGAGgcctgcatacactctaccctccccaaaccccacttgtggaattacactggatatgttgctGTAATTTTAAACTACAATCTTAACCCCTATGTTCGTCAAACAATGTCATATAACAGCTTTGAAAAGGGTGTATTTGAGCAGGAGAGTATGAGAAACAATTTAAAGAAGTTACTCTTGTTTGCAGCAACTAAAATTATGCAAAAATTCATAGGATCTTCCAGTTCTATTAATATACAAGATAAATTCAGCATCTTGAACATATTATGTGAGGGACAGCAACTGAAATATTTTAGTGATGCGTGGCAGAATTCCAGTACATCATCAACAAGAAAAACTTGGTGTAACCTGGAGCAAATAATTTGCTGAATCTCTAGCTCTTTACAACAACTACGAGGTCAGCATAATATAGTGAAACAGAGCTGATAGACAATGAGACCATAAATCAGAAAATATCAACAGAATTGAAATGCAACCAGAACCGAGTTTTTCCCCTCTAAGAATACTAGCATTTCAGCTGCAATATGCTTCAGAAAAGGGAATATTACTGGAAGATAACCTCAAAATTTTGCACTCATTCAAATTATAGTTCATCTAATATCATGGGCCTAGAAAGCACAATGTGCAACGATTTGTCAAAAGTTGAAGATACTTTTAAGGGAAAGATATTTTTGTTTCCTTGTTTTGCTTGCTTAATAGTACCTGTACAGGTAGAAGTAGATGAAGTATATGTATAACATA carries:
- the LOC132635099 gene encoding oxysterol-binding protein-related protein 2A-like isoform X1, giving the protein MRVARAMHPLCCITLESPSEMREHSSPEPTLLRTGSAVVYSRSDFNNNNVVGSDVAGVAGILYKWTNYHKGWRSRWFTLRNGILSYSKNRRNDDDDVRLIGNIPSSNHSRRKHGKSPGNVDIKVSSFRESRSDDRRFYIYTATKSLQLRTNSKKERAAWIEALISTRNLLQLRPLNDNLNLLQNDVSISTERLKKRLLDEGIGEGLVKDCEQIMLSEFSEIKGQLKSLCEERSNLLDTLRQLEAANIEGEASGVHDGEFQLMKQFSSLGRGKYSEWSTTESPDDIEKQELDEASDEEEANYLDASECFSELHISGGSVVVDNMANNTVDASAHAQVVRRTKLPDPVEKEKGVSLWSMIKDNVGKDLTRVCLPVYFNEPISSLQKCFEDLEYSYLLDRAYEHGKSGNSLLRILNVAAFAVSGYASTEGRHCKPFNPLLGETYEADFPEKGVRFFSEKVSHHPTLIACHCEGRGWKFWADSNLKSKFWGRSIQLDPVGTLTLEFDDGEIFQWSKVTTSIYNLILGKIYCDHHGLMHIRGNRQHSCKLKFKEPSIIERNPHQVHGFVEDVSGKKVATLFGKWNESMYYVNGEWASKPKDSSDSSLLWRRNNPPPNLTRYNLSSFAITLNELTPGLKEKLPPTDSRLRPDQRHLENGEYDKANSEKLRLETRQRMSRKLQENGWRPRWFQREGDDGTFRYTGGYWEAREMGTWDCCPNIFGEIDQDLLSSFEGS
- the LOC132635099 gene encoding oxysterol-binding protein-related protein 2A-like isoform X2, whose amino-acid sequence is MRVARAMHPLCCITLESPSEMREHSSPEPTLLRTGSAVVYSRSDFNNNNVVGSDVAGVAGILYKWTNYHKGWRSRWFTLRNGILSYSKNRRNDDDDVRLIGNIPSSNHSRRKHGKSPGNVDIKVSSFRESRSDDRRFYIYTATKSLQLRTNSKKERAAWIEALISTRNLLQLRPLNDNLNLLQNDVSISTERLKKRLLDEGIGEGLVKDCEQIMLSEFSEIKGQLKSLCEERSNLLDTLRQLEAANIEGEASGVHDGEFQLMKQFSSLGRGKYSEWSTTESPDDIEKQELDEASDEEEANYLDASECFSELHISGGSVVVDNMANNTVDASAHAQVVRRTKLPDPVEKEKGVSLWSMIKDNVGKDLTRVCLPVYFNEPISSLQKCFEDLEYSYLLDRAYEHGKSGNSLLRILNVAAFAVSGYASTEGRHCKPFNPLLGETYEADFPEKGVRFFSEKVSHHPTLIACHCEGRGWKFWADSNLKSKFWGRSIQLDPVGTLTLEFDDGEIFQWSKVTTSIYNLILGKIYCDHHGLMHIRGNRQHSCKLKFKEPSIIERNPHQVHGFVEDVSGKKVATLFGKWNESMYYVNGEWASKPKDSSDSSLLWRRNNPPPNLTRYNLSSFAITLNELTPGLKEKLPPTDSRLRPDQRHLENGEYDKANSEKLRLETRQRMWNHKVVSSGLGFFLNTVQKITREWLETTMVSERR